A single region of the Salvia splendens isolate huo1 chromosome 18, SspV2, whole genome shotgun sequence genome encodes:
- the LOC121777278 gene encoding eukaryotic translation initiation factor 2A-like — MAVANPPSLDILVRDPGGFTIWSGPPVSNGEPQIKLDKIPCTSTKFSEDGSKLMAVRSDSLITIYDANNLAEIRAFQVPNLLAASISPCGTYLQTFQKSSTPQVKNVVLWKTETGESVYQVFQKNMAKATWPSIRFSSDEVVACRLATNEVQFFDAGDFSRGIVHRLKVQGIAAFELSKSPGSYVAVFVPESKGMPANVQIFSCAKESPSQPVARKSFFRCSSVQLHWNLGSKGLLVVVQSDVDKTNQSYYGETKLNYLTTDGIYEGLVSLRKEGPVHDVQWSSSGKEFAAVYGFMPAMATIFDAKCKPLLELGTGPYNTVRWNPKGKFICLAGFGNLPGDMAFWDYTEKKQLGATRAELSVSSEWSADGRYFMTATTAPRLQVDNGIKIFDHKGSLLFKRMYDKLFQVDWKPQSPDKFADIEEAVKSVGSLKLEDTTTKQGQGSKSAQPISKPSIPQKPAAYRPPSAKAAAAVQAELFGESPTGELSKNALKNKKKREKQREKKAAEASSGGT, encoded by the exons ATGGCGGTTGCAAATCCTCCATCGCTGGACATCTTAGTGAGAGATCCAGGGGGTTTTACTATCTGGAGCGGCCCCCCAGTCAGCAACGGGGAGCCCCAAATCAAGCTCGATAAAATCCCGtgtacctccacaaaattcagCGAAGATGGATCGAAGCTCATGGCCGTTCGCTCCGATTCCCTAATTACCATCTACGACGCCAATAATTTGGCGGAAATTAGGGCTTTCCAAGTCCCCAATCTCCTCGCGGCCAGCATATCGCCATGCGGCACTTATTTGCAGACATTTCAGAAATCCTCCACGCCGCAGGTGAAGAATGTGGTGTTGTGGAAGACGGAGACGGGAGAATCGGTTTATCAGGTGTTTCAGAAGAATATGGCGAAGGCGACATG GCCGTCGATTCGATTTAGCTCCGATGAAGTTGTGGCGTGTCGTTTGGCGACGAATGAAGTGCAGTTCTTTGATGCTGGAGATTTCTCGAGAGGGATCGTTCATCGGCTTAAAGTGCAGGGGATTGCTGCATTTGAGCTCTCGAAGAGCCCTGGCTCGTATGTGGCCGTATTCGTTCCTGAATCGAAG GGGATGCCAGCCAATGTTCAAATATTTTCTTGTGCGAAGGAGTCACCGAGTCAGCCTGTTGCACGGAAAAGTTTCTTTAGGTGTTCCTCAGTGCAATTGCATTGGAACCTCGGTTCCAAGGGACTCTTGGTTGTCGTGCAGTCAGATGTTGATAAAACAAATCAAAGTTATTATGGGGAGACCAAGCTAAATTATCTGACTACAGATGGAATTTATGAGGGATTAGTGTCACTCC GTAAAGAAGGGCCCGTACACGATGTTCAGTGGTCGTCCTCTGGTAAAGAATTTGCAGCTGTTTATGGAT TTATGCCCGCAATGGCAACAATATTTGATGCTAAGTGCAAACCCCTGCTAGAGCTCGGGACCGGCCCATATAATACTGTTAGATGGAATCCAAAAGGAAAAT TTATATGTTTGGCAGGATTCGGTAACTTGCCTGGTGACATG GCATTTTGGGATTATACGGAAAAGAAgcaactgggagctacaagaGCTGAATTATCAGTGTCAAGTGAGTGGTCCGCAGACGGACGTTATTTTATGACTGCAACAACAGCCCCAAGGCTGCAGGTTGACAACGG GATCAAAATCTTCGACCACAAAGGTTCGTTGTTATTCAAGAGGATGTACGACAAGTTGTTTCAG GTAGACTGGAAACCACAGTCACCTGATAAGTTTGCTGATATTGAAGAAGCTGTGAAGTCTGTCGGCTCACTGAAATTGGAAGATACAACCACGAAACAAG GACAAGGGTCGAAATCTGCGCAGCCCATTTCAAAACCATCTATTCCACAAAAGCCCGCTGCCTATCGCCCGCCTAGTGCTAAAGCAGCAGCTGCAGTTCAGGCAGAG CTATTCGGAGAAAGTCCTACTGG GGAACTGAGCAAGAACGCGCTGAAAAACAAGAAGAAGAGGGAAAAGCAGAGGGAGAAAAAGGCTGCGGAAGCCAGCTCCGGTGGAACTTGA